The following proteins come from a genomic window of Paenibacillus spongiae:
- a CDS encoding extracellular solute-binding protein — translation MKGNKVLISGAICLAMFTTVLAGCGNGNQKEDSSAPGNTSNKTANSEANAQGTPKLTFWSFSPERIKEDSPGVTAVKEKFGVDVEFVPTTSDSNQEKLNLMIASGDVPDWMKEPKPAEYEKYIKQGVAAEIPQELIEQNMPKYMEWIKRFIDKDNPFKYVKRDGKIYGLPTVWDLGIDGLQLGFRQDWLTKVGITKIPETIEEMEAALTKFRNDDPDGNGKKDTYGITGTAENLSSMFSSVFGAYDAFPGIFREKDGKIVRGEIEPGAKQALEVLNRWYKNELIDPEFVVNKGNNFEDKMLTGKAGAGEYYWWVFIPGNAFLGGETWYDKLHKLDPNFNWLTTGGVKGPDGKFGISQSPPGSGTGLMFGKQLEKDQEKLTKYLQIFEATQFDPEIYELLNFGVKGTHWNLNDKGIVEYIKPYDDQKERDKLGIAGGYSMSGSFNDYDFQTSYTSDKSLRQLAKDTRAKGTQIYDILNAYQKPVLNEYQDRLTQFTLQNYIDFITGRKSLTEFDQYVAEWKKMGGDKVMQEAETLYNQNK, via the coding sequence GTGAAAGGGAACAAGGTACTTATTAGCGGGGCCATATGCCTTGCGATGTTCACAACCGTTCTTGCAGGATGCGGAAACGGCAATCAGAAGGAGGATTCATCCGCTCCCGGCAATACGTCGAACAAGACGGCAAATTCGGAAGCAAACGCCCAGGGAACGCCGAAATTAACGTTCTGGTCATTCAGTCCGGAGCGAATTAAGGAGGATTCGCCCGGGGTAACCGCGGTGAAGGAGAAGTTCGGCGTCGATGTCGAGTTTGTCCCGACCACAAGCGATTCGAATCAAGAGAAGCTGAATCTGATGATCGCATCCGGCGACGTTCCCGATTGGATGAAGGAACCGAAGCCGGCCGAGTATGAGAAATATATTAAGCAAGGTGTGGCAGCAGAAATACCGCAGGAACTGATCGAGCAGAATATGCCGAAGTATATGGAATGGATTAAACGCTTTATCGATAAAGACAATCCGTTCAAATATGTGAAGCGCGACGGGAAAATATACGGTTTGCCAACGGTTTGGGATTTGGGCATCGACGGTCTGCAGCTTGGCTTCCGTCAAGATTGGCTCACGAAAGTCGGCATAACGAAGATACCGGAAACCATTGAAGAAATGGAAGCCGCATTGACGAAATTCCGCAATGACGATCCGGACGGCAACGGCAAGAAGGATACGTATGGAATTACGGGCACGGCCGAGAATTTGTCCAGCATGTTCAGCTCCGTGTTCGGCGCATATGATGCTTTTCCAGGCATTTTCCGTGAGAAGGACGGTAAAATTGTCAGAGGCGAGATTGAACCTGGCGCAAAACAAGCTTTGGAAGTGTTGAACCGCTGGTATAAGAACGAATTGATCGATCCTGAGTTTGTCGTGAACAAAGGCAACAATTTCGAAGATAAAATGCTTACAGGAAAAGCCGGTGCAGGCGAATATTACTGGTGGGTGTTCATCCCGGGCAACGCTTTTCTCGGCGGAGAAACATGGTACGACAAGCTCCATAAACTGGATCCTAATTTCAACTGGTTGACTACCGGCGGCGTGAAAGGTCCGGATGGAAAATTCGGTATTTCGCAAAGTCCTCCGGGATCGGGTACGGGTCTCATGTTCGGCAAACAGCTGGAGAAGGATCAAGAGAAGCTGACCAAATATTTGCAAATATTCGAAGCGACTCAGTTTGACCCTGAAATTTATGAATTATTGAATTTTGGCGTCAAGGGCACCCATTGGAATTTGAACGACAAAGGTATCGTAGAGTACATCAAGCCATACGACGATCAGAAAGAACGCGATAAGCTTGGCATTGCCGGCGGCTATTCGATGTCTGGATCCTTTAACGATTATGATTTCCAAACGTCGTATACTTCCGATAAGTCGCTGCGCCAATTAGCCAAGGACACGAGAGCGAAGGGCACTCAAATCTATGATATATTGAACGCTTATCAGAAACCGGTCTTAAACGAGTATCAGGACAGACTGACTCAATTTACGCTGCAAAACTACATCGATTTCATTACGGGACGCAAATCGTTAACCGAATTCGATCAATATGTTGCAGAGTGGAAGAAGATGGGCGGAGATAAAGTAATGCAGGAAGCGGAAACGTTGTATAATCAAAATAAGTAA
- a CDS encoding endo-alpha-N-acetylgalactosaminidase family protein, translating into MWNIVKGAGHWKAAEEAIELKANGSDTLIVNVSSPALADGELAFTLTPLNPQGKIGALIRYASPESWVFIGCDKPMDPFGQSTWIWSLPSGEQGILFKRDPLYEGKAYRIKLRYMGSLLTVWIDDYQAYHGHIPQMKQETGRTGFRVWASEADREQDEGYGRISGIKEDAVSSLFDDRANSDDVELQACDNVFHHILASEELEVRVDDSFPKVLEYRWRATGAVLYGQDKRLACLLINGDGYEPVVRFHMSGNEASYRLSFPEIQVDMTVIFKVNDTMLEMSITDIRETGEFRVMTIEFPHHSLVSVRSVQERAHAACAEGIKGDHLFAVNGQEEAPVHAYYSIAILNTNELAATVLNNVLTNRRRVCVRTVRKNGFMETGLWNSYWTYRGPDGEVVGEPWAKVVITSDRNGDGIVDWQDGAIAYREVKGTIPGAEMLRNSYAHIAMNFASMAQNPFLRILDHVKKFYLYSDGFGQMIELKGYQSEGHDSGHPDYGSINGRAGGISDLNLLVDRSLAYGAAIGVHINHSEAYPEAEAYTDSIMTTTPGWRWLDQSFYIDREKDIMSGGFDRRLDELRENVPNVSFVYVDTYRDEHWAAYRLVKKLHDNGWVIWTEEADMLDQHAIWTHDSTGDSVVSRFIHHTDKDAYDVHPLLKGGYTRAVDNGFMGWQRERDLTAAIESFFTKQLPYRYLMHFPIMKWMDAEIILEGNVISRLEDGEAHLYRNGIRMASGNTVFIPWDPHKEDKIYHWNPAGGESTWTLPESWQKRVQVTESDHKQSWNHVKLYRLTDLGRVFVSDLPVTEGTVTISAEARTPYVIYPSEAPPLAEIIWGEGSPVKDMGFDSHGFIYWKKSSTSPSTDHISIRNTRYGQSYLHISGNGGADAEVSQEMTGLEYGKTYSASVWVQVSEGRSAAIIVAQYGGPDVIKEINRTAVVNWDIDSGRRETYYQRLRLTFTIPDAAVGVDGTRPILVLRAGAGDTDSYVHFDDVRVRELGNSIQQDCDRDHYYYEDFEDVDEGWGPFVSSNSMIGKTHLSRRHAGYTNDTIGGDWSMKTMDERSGELFRTLPSTVLFDPNQRYRIMFDYKADHEGQYTAVIRAVDGDTLMECASTALKEGLHRFEMEFMTNRGQDHYFAIVKNDDARGALVLDHFTVDYG; encoded by the coding sequence ATGTGGAATATCGTGAAAGGCGCTGGACATTGGAAGGCGGCGGAGGAAGCGATCGAGTTGAAAGCGAATGGTTCCGATACGCTGATCGTGAATGTGAGCAGTCCCGCATTGGCGGATGGCGAGCTTGCTTTTACGCTCACGCCATTGAATCCGCAAGGAAAGATTGGCGCGCTGATTCGATATGCTTCGCCGGAGTCCTGGGTATTCATCGGCTGCGACAAGCCGATGGACCCGTTTGGCCAAAGCACGTGGATTTGGTCACTCCCAAGCGGTGAGCAAGGCATTCTATTTAAGAGAGATCCGCTGTATGAGGGGAAAGCATACCGGATCAAGCTTCGGTATATGGGCTCGCTGCTCACGGTATGGATCGACGATTATCAGGCTTATCATGGGCATATTCCTCAGATGAAACAGGAGACGGGACGCACCGGGTTTCGGGTATGGGCTTCTGAGGCAGATCGGGAGCAAGATGAAGGATATGGACGGATAAGCGGGATTAAAGAAGACGCCGTTTCAAGTTTATTCGATGATCGTGCAAATTCAGACGATGTAGAGCTGCAAGCATGCGATAACGTCTTCCATCACATCCTTGCGTCGGAAGAGCTGGAAGTACGTGTGGATGATTCGTTTCCGAAAGTGCTGGAATACCGGTGGAGGGCAACAGGCGCTGTGTTGTATGGTCAAGATAAGCGCCTTGCCTGCTTGCTGATCAACGGCGATGGCTACGAGCCGGTCGTAAGATTCCACATGAGCGGGAATGAGGCGTCATATCGGCTTTCCTTTCCTGAGATTCAAGTGGACATGACCGTGATCTTCAAGGTTAATGACACCATGCTTGAGATGAGCATAACCGATATTCGAGAAACGGGCGAATTTCGGGTCATGACGATCGAGTTTCCCCATCATAGCCTCGTATCCGTACGAAGCGTGCAGGAGAGAGCTCATGCCGCTTGTGCGGAAGGCATTAAAGGCGATCATCTATTTGCTGTTAACGGGCAAGAAGAAGCTCCGGTTCATGCGTATTATTCCATTGCCATTCTCAATACGAATGAGCTGGCTGCGACCGTTCTAAATAACGTGCTGACGAATCGCAGACGGGTCTGTGTTCGAACGGTTCGCAAGAACGGCTTTATGGAGACCGGACTATGGAACAGTTATTGGACGTATCGGGGGCCTGACGGCGAAGTAGTCGGAGAGCCTTGGGCCAAGGTTGTCATCACGTCCGACCGGAACGGTGACGGAATCGTCGATTGGCAGGATGGAGCAATTGCTTATCGGGAAGTGAAAGGCACGATACCCGGCGCGGAAATGCTGAGAAACAGCTACGCGCATATCGCCATGAATTTTGCCAGCATGGCTCAGAATCCGTTTCTACGCATCTTGGATCATGTGAAGAAGTTTTACCTGTACTCAGACGGCTTCGGTCAGATGATCGAACTGAAAGGCTATCAATCGGAAGGCCATGACAGCGGGCATCCCGATTATGGAAGCATTAATGGCAGGGCAGGCGGTATAAGCGATTTGAATCTTCTCGTTGACCGATCGCTCGCGTATGGCGCTGCCATTGGCGTTCATATCAATCACAGCGAAGCATATCCGGAAGCGGAAGCGTATACAGATTCCATCATGACGACAACGCCGGGGTGGAGATGGCTGGATCAGTCCTTCTATATCGATCGAGAGAAGGACATCATGTCCGGCGGATTCGATCGGCGGCTGGATGAGCTGAGAGAGAATGTGCCCAATGTCAGCTTCGTGTATGTCGATACGTATCGGGACGAGCATTGGGCTGCTTACAGACTGGTGAAGAAGCTTCATGACAATGGCTGGGTCATATGGACGGAAGAGGCGGATATGCTGGATCAGCACGCGATATGGACGCATGACAGTACCGGGGACAGTGTGGTTTCCAGATTTATACATCATACGGATAAGGATGCTTACGACGTTCATCCATTGCTCAAAGGCGGATATACCCGTGCCGTTGATAACGGCTTTATGGGCTGGCAGCGGGAGCGGGATCTTACCGCCGCCATTGAATCCTTCTTCACCAAACAGCTTCCATACCGCTATCTCATGCATTTCCCGATTATGAAATGGATGGATGCCGAAATCATTTTAGAAGGGAATGTGATCTCACGATTAGAGGACGGGGAAGCACATCTTTACCGTAACGGCATCAGGATGGCATCGGGCAATACCGTCTTCATACCATGGGACCCCCATAAGGAGGATAAAATATATCATTGGAATCCTGCTGGCGGCGAGAGTACATGGACCTTGCCGGAGAGTTGGCAGAAGCGGGTGCAGGTGACGGAATCTGATCATAAGCAATCATGGAATCATGTGAAATTGTACAGATTGACGGATTTGGGGCGTGTGTTTGTCAGCGACCTGCCGGTAACTGAGGGGACGGTTACAATTAGCGCCGAAGCCCGCACACCGTATGTTATCTATCCTTCGGAAGCTCCCCCGCTGGCAGAGATAATCTGGGGAGAAGGCAGTCCGGTTAAGGACATGGGCTTCGACAGCCACGGGTTTATATATTGGAAGAAATCGTCGACGTCACCAAGTACGGATCATATTTCGATCCGGAACACCCGTTACGGTCAATCCTATTTGCACATATCCGGTAACGGCGGTGCAGACGCTGAAGTATCGCAGGAGATGACGGGATTGGAATACGGGAAAACATACTCCGCTTCCGTATGGGTGCAAGTATCGGAAGGCAGATCGGCAGCAATAATCGTTGCCCAATATGGCGGACCCGACGTGATCAAGGAAATTAACCGGACCGCAGTCGTCAATTGGGACATCGACTCCGGCAGGCGGGAGACGTATTATCAGAGGCTTCGTTTGACCTTTACGATCCCTGATGCTGCTGTTGGTGTCGATGGAACGCGTCCCATTCTTGTCTTGAGAGCGGGAGCGGGTGATACGGATTCCTATGTCCACTTTGACGATGTCCGGGTAAGGGAACTTGGGAATTCGATCCAACAGGATTGTGATCGAGACCATTACTACTATGAAGATTTCGAGGATGTGGATGAAGGATGGGGCCCGTTCGTAAGCTCTAACAGCATGATCGGAAAAACCCATCTATCCCGGCGGCATGCCGGATACACGAACGATACGATCGGCGGGGACTGGTCGATGAAGACGATGGATGAGAGGTCCGGCGAACTGTTCCGGACATTGCCCTCCACGGTGCTCTTCGATCCTAATCAGAGGTACCGGATCATGTTCGATTACAAGGCAGACCATGAAGGACAATATACGGCCGTTATCAGAGCTGTGGATGGCGATACGTTAATGGAATGCGCCAGTACAGCCTTGAAGGAAGGATTACACCGCTTCGAGATGGAATTTATGACTAATCGCGGGCAGGATCATTATTTTGCCATCGTTAAGAACGATGATGCCCGGGGAGCGCTAGTGTTGGACCATTTTACCGTCGATTACGGCTAA
- a CDS encoding VOC family protein, whose translation MDPTKSPIDNAVDSVFIHVSDLRRSAEWYSMVMGLPLLEERLNGGNVYWMMLQGGTGIILDDNRSNTSETPHVRYMYPTSDIEQAHRHLDNLGVLSLTPIDRPHSGLAFFRFSDPDGNSLMVTQSDYVSDVVEKLEETDSPIKNRICGVFLNVTDMNRAIRYHSEVLRLPYHEVGSGQENSIYDLQMKRGSGVLLDDNRFRQGDDYETLFMLATPDVDGSKAYLEANGVPVFTDIERHGSELAFFTVKDPDGNVIMICSEME comes from the coding sequence ATGGATCCTACTAAAAGTCCGATCGATAACGCAGTTGATAGCGTCTTCATTCATGTATCCGATCTTCGCCGATCTGCCGAGTGGTACAGTATGGTCATGGGATTGCCGCTATTGGAAGAGAGGTTGAACGGCGGCAACGTATATTGGATGATGCTCCAAGGCGGGACCGGCATCATCCTCGATGATAATCGGAGCAATACGTCGGAGACGCCTCATGTCAGATACATGTACCCGACCTCGGACATTGAGCAAGCGCATCGTCACTTGGATAACCTGGGCGTACTTTCTTTAACGCCGATCGATCGGCCGCATTCGGGCTTGGCTTTCTTCCGTTTCTCCGATCCGGACGGGAATTCGCTAATGGTGACCCAATCCGATTATGTATCCGATGTGGTGGAGAAATTGGAAGAAACGGATAGTCCGATTAAGAACCGGATCTGCGGCGTCTTTCTGAATGTGACCGACATGAACCGGGCCATTCGGTATCACAGCGAAGTGCTGCGCTTGCCCTATCATGAAGTCGGGTCAGGGCAGGAGAATTCCATCTATGATCTGCAGATGAAGAGAGGCAGCGGCGTGCTGCTCGACGACAACCGTTTCCGGCAAGGAGATGATTACGAGACGCTCTTCATGTTGGCAACTCCTGATGTGGACGGCTCGAAGGCTTATCTCGAAGCGAATGGCGTGCCGGTCTTCACCGACATCGAGAGACATGGCAGTGAACTTGCTTTCTTTACCGTCAAGGATCCGGATGGGAATGTGATTATGATCTGCTCCGAAATGGAGTAA
- a CDS encoding VOC family protein, producing the protein MSEQVAAFHFQCTDVVKAHRYLKESGVKVTDISDDGHGFEFWDTEGNKLHTMSI; encoded by the coding sequence GTGAGTGAACAAGTCGCTGCATTTCATTTTCAATGTACCGATGTGGTAAAGGCACATCGGTACTTAAAAGAGAGCGGCGTAAAAGTAACTGATATTTCAGATGATGGTCACGGGTTTGAATTCTGGGATACTGAGGGTAACAAGTTACATACAATGTCGATATAA
- a CDS encoding permease, with protein sequence MFAGHFGLAAAVKSKSPEVPLWALVVSTQLLDVFFVPLFLLKVETTEGSGYGGLIIHADYTHSLVGALLLAVLAGLLSGRIWGKRGGRIVAALVFSHWLLDLIVHRADMPILPGNIGSLPLLGFGVWEHSYVSIALEAALIGTGLFLYTRSLLRTSKNKGWAIGSGTVMGILLVLSLVADLWSV encoded by the coding sequence ATGTTTGCAGGTCATTTCGGTTTGGCTGCAGCCGTAAAATCCAAGTCGCCGGAGGTGCCGCTTTGGGCGCTCGTCGTGAGTACGCAGCTGCTTGATGTGTTCTTCGTTCCGCTCTTTCTGTTAAAAGTGGAAACGACGGAAGGCAGCGGCTATGGCGGATTAATTATTCATGCCGATTACACGCATTCATTAGTTGGGGCATTACTGCTGGCGGTTTTGGCCGGATTGCTTTCGGGGCGAATATGGGGCAAGAGAGGCGGCCGTATCGTGGCAGCGCTCGTATTTAGTCATTGGCTGCTGGATTTAATCGTGCATCGGGCGGATATGCCGATACTGCCAGGGAATATCGGAAGTTTGCCGTTGCTCGGCTTTGGCGTTTGGGAGCATTCGTACGTAAGCATCGCATTGGAAGCTGCGCTCATCGGAACCGGACTATTTCTATATACGAGATCCTTATTAAGAACAAGTAAGAACAAAGGATGGGCGATCGGATCCGGAACTGTTATGGGGATTCTGCTGGTTCTATCTTTAGTTGCAGATCTATGGAGTGTCTAA
- a CDS encoding YrdB family protein, with protein sequence MEWVKYANLGLRFIMELCALFAIGYWGFHTGSGYVVKIILGLGLPMLAAIIWGMFVSPKASIPTTGFIRLLLEIGVFGAGGIALYAEKHYKLALIYGIVMIVNLSLTYFWKQHAA encoded by the coding sequence ATGGAATGGGTGAAGTATGCCAATCTTGGATTGCGTTTTATCATGGAGCTGTGCGCTTTATTCGCCATCGGGTATTGGGGGTTTCATACCGGAAGCGGATATGTAGTGAAGATAATACTCGGACTTGGATTGCCTATGCTCGCAGCCATTATTTGGGGAATGTTCGTCTCTCCTAAAGCATCCATTCCAACTACAGGCTTCATCCGACTTCTGTTAGAAATCGGGGTTTTTGGGGCAGGCGGAATAGCGCTCTACGCGGAGAAGCATTACAAGCTTGCCCTCATCTATGGTATCGTGATGATCGTTAATCTGTCGCTTACTTACTTTTGGAAGCAGCATGCTGCATAA
- a CDS encoding bifunctional transcriptional activator/DNA repair enzyme AdaA, which produces MNEQLFDLVYQSVVNRDSTYDGVYYTGVRTTKIVCRPTCRAKTPHAANVTFYRSLDDALQAGFRPCKRCKPDENGALRPDAALAAQVDAIITARFSDKLTLPQIAASLAISPYHLQRIYKQVTGLSPAEKTEHIRLTHAKKLLEQSDLTIAEIGAEAGYGSPSHFTSWFQRKTGLSPTAYRNGHTGGD; this is translated from the coding sequence ATGAATGAGCAATTATTTGACCTCGTTTATCAATCCGTCGTTAACCGGGATTCGACCTACGACGGCGTATATTACACCGGGGTGAGGACAACGAAGATCGTCTGCAGGCCGACATGCCGGGCCAAAACCCCGCACGCCGCCAATGTGACGTTCTACCGATCGCTGGATGATGCGCTGCAAGCGGGCTTTCGGCCTTGCAAGCGATGCAAGCCCGATGAGAACGGAGCGCTTCGTCCGGATGCGGCGTTGGCTGCGCAGGTCGATGCAATCATTACGGCGCGATTCAGCGATAAACTGACGCTGCCGCAGATTGCCGCCTCGCTTGCCATTAGCCCTTACCATCTGCAGCGAATCTATAAGCAGGTGACAGGACTTTCACCGGCGGAGAAGACCGAGCATATTCGATTAACGCACGCGAAGAAGCTATTGGAACAATCCGATCTGACAATCGCGGAGATTGGTGCGGAAGCGGGTTACGGCAGTCCGTCCCATTTCACATCCTGGTTTCAAAGGAAAACGGGGCTTTCTCCGACGGCATATCGGAATGGACATACAGGAGGAGATTGA
- a CDS encoding methylated-DNA--[protein]-cysteine S-methyltransferase, which yields MAAKDNQFYRHTVIGMNQPWTIIASEQGISHLLYPPHLESLAPKGLNHELIRNERIVENESLFHEFGIVDLLEQYFAGHPVSFDKVPLDAAGTPFQHSVWTGLSRIPHGEAWTYKQLAESIGKPAAVRAVAAAVGRNPLPIVIPCHRVVGSDGTLTGFRGGLQMKKDILALEGITNMKAVGHERFRF from the coding sequence TTGGCAGCCAAAGATAATCAATTCTATCGTCATACGGTCATCGGCATGAATCAGCCCTGGACGATTATCGCGAGTGAACAAGGCATCAGCCATTTGCTATATCCGCCTCATCTGGAATCATTGGCACCTAAAGGGTTGAATCATGAGTTGATTCGCAATGAACGAATCGTTGAGAACGAGAGCTTGTTTCATGAATTCGGCATCGTGGACTTGCTGGAGCAGTATTTCGCAGGGCACCCGGTCAGCTTCGATAAAGTCCCGTTGGATGCAGCGGGCACGCCGTTTCAACATAGCGTCTGGACGGGGTTAAGCCGAATCCCGCATGGAGAAGCATGGACGTATAAGCAGCTTGCGGAATCCATTGGCAAACCAGCTGCGGTGCGGGCTGTAGCTGCTGCCGTCGGACGCAATCCTTTGCCGATTGTAATTCCTTGTCATCGAGTGGTCGGATCGGACGGTACGTTAACAGGGTTTAGAGGAGGCCTCCAAATGAAGAAAGACATCCTTGCATTGGAAGGGATAACCAATATGAAGGCGGTTGGACATGAGCGTTTCCGGTTTTGA
- a CDS encoding DNA-3-methyladenine glycosylase family protein: MSVSGFELPLPSPFDFQQCLKYMARSPIECLYTADSEGVNRLLRVGTSQRLIRLSCRNNNAMQIQLLRGDALAIREQEELARYIRDWFDLDRDLEPFMQLSKGDPFLWPLAESFYGLRVVGIPDLFEALCWAIVGQQVNLTFAYKLKQRLTEQYGEAAEWEGGTYRLFPTPERFANVTIDQLCSLQLTRNKARTIIEVASCMTNGDLRREELLTLPDPESVDKRLTAIKGIGPWTAQYVRMRCLGDQTALPIGDVGLQNAVKQMLGLDRKPTPRELRDLFEQWPGWESYITFYLWRTLY, encoded by the coding sequence ATGAGCGTTTCCGGTTTTGAGCTGCCGCTGCCGAGCCCGTTCGACTTTCAGCAATGCTTGAAGTACATGGCCCGTTCACCGATTGAATGTTTGTATACGGCAGACTCCGAAGGGGTTAATCGGCTGCTGCGGGTCGGAACCTCCCAACGTTTAATTAGACTGTCTTGCCGTAATAATAATGCCATGCAGATACAACTGCTGCGGGGCGATGCTCTAGCGATTCGTGAGCAAGAGGAGCTGGCGCGTTATATCAGAGACTGGTTTGATTTGGACCGGGATCTTGAGCCCTTCATGCAGTTATCCAAGGGAGATCCGTTCTTGTGGCCGCTGGCAGAATCCTTTTACGGATTACGGGTCGTCGGCATCCCCGATCTATTCGAAGCGCTCTGCTGGGCAATCGTCGGCCAGCAAGTGAATCTTACCTTTGCCTATAAGCTCAAGCAGCGGCTGACGGAACAATACGGAGAAGCTGCGGAGTGGGAGGGCGGTACATACCGTTTATTCCCGACCCCTGAGCGGTTCGCCAATGTAACGATAGATCAATTATGCAGTTTGCAGCTCACCAGGAACAAAGCCAGAACGATAATAGAAGTGGCATCCTGCATGACGAACGGGGATTTGAGAAGAGAGGAGCTGCTCACTCTCCCCGATCCAGAATCGGTTGACAAGAGGCTCACGGCAATCAAGGGCATTGGTCCCTGGACAGCCCAATATGTGCGAATGAGATGCTTGGGCGATCAAACGGCCCTCCCCATTGGAGATGTCGGGCTGCAGAATGCAGTAAAGCAGATGCTGGGGCTCGACAGGAAGCCCACTCCCCGTGAATTACGCGATTTATTCGAGCAGTGGCCCGGATGGGAGTCGTATATCACATTCTATCTATGGAGAACGTTATATTAG
- a CDS encoding VOC family protein yields MNNSTTLQGFATISYWAADLEAAKKWYAELLGIEPYFVVQGYAEFRIGEYQHELGLIDSRYAPNGAITGPGGAIMYWHVDDVSSTLEKLLAMGATTYEAITERGEGFITASVIDPFGNILGIMYNSHFLEIQKSRKSRDSR; encoded by the coding sequence ATGAACAACTCAACAACATTGCAAGGGTTCGCTACCATCAGTTATTGGGCAGCTGATTTGGAGGCGGCAAAGAAATGGTACGCCGAGCTGCTTGGCATTGAACCATACTTTGTCGTTCAAGGTTATGCAGAGTTTCGCATTGGCGAGTATCAACATGAGCTGGGCCTGATCGATAGCCGCTACGCACCCAATGGCGCGATAACCGGACCGGGTGGCGCGATCATGTATTGGCATGTCGACGATGTGTCATCAACGCTTGAAAAGCTGCTTGCGATGGGGGCGACAACGTATGAAGCGATCACTGAGCGCGGCGAAGGCTTCATCACGGCTTCCGTAATCGATCCCTTTGGGAACATACTGGGCATTATGTACAACTCACACTTCTTGGAGATTCAGAAGTCTAGAAAGTCCCGAGATTCCCGATAA
- a CDS encoding helix-turn-helix transcriptional regulator — MTGSDAAMNLQDKSWKDYPVLPYIRLCYRFRAADFFQGERRLLDYLILFLEEGRYILQVDGAEYEILPGEFALIQPGVLFTTRGFGSCVVPNAHLDFFYNEERERSFVTTPGQTNLDSYADLLQPRLIDFPLVNLPVKLVPRQPGKLKDTLYRMIEAFKHNDIHSMLQVQKLATELLQLLLGDGEHSRSADFEHQQLVAKMNAFLSFNLSSPITVEMMAKHAGYSESHFNTLFNAHFGVTPHQYLLDLRLQKARELLDTQELKLDLIAEYCGFANASHFSKAFKRRYGMSPRYYRESRDFLDF, encoded by the coding sequence ATGACCGGGAGCGATGCGGCGATGAACCTGCAGGATAAGAGTTGGAAGGACTACCCCGTACTGCCTTATATCCGGCTTTGCTACCGGTTTAGAGCTGCCGATTTCTTCCAAGGGGAACGCCGGCTGCTTGATTACTTGATTCTATTTCTGGAGGAGGGGCGCTACATCCTCCAAGTGGACGGAGCTGAATACGAGATTTTACCGGGGGAATTCGCCCTCATTCAGCCGGGCGTTTTATTCACGACACGAGGATTTGGTTCCTGCGTGGTTCCTAACGCTCATTTGGATTTTTTCTATAACGAGGAACGGGAGCGCAGCTTCGTCACGACCCCCGGGCAGACCAACCTGGACAGTTACGCCGATCTTCTTCAGCCTCGGCTTATCGACTTTCCCTTGGTCAACCTTCCGGTCAAGCTGGTACCCAGGCAGCCTGGGAAGCTGAAAGATACGTTGTATCGCATGATCGAGGCATTCAAACATAACGACATTCACAGCATGCTGCAGGTACAGAAGCTCGCGACGGAGCTCCTGCAGCTTCTGCTCGGTGACGGCGAGCATTCTAGATCCGCAGATTTCGAGCATCAGCAGTTAGTCGCCAAGATGAACGCCTTTTTATCCTTCAATTTGTCTTCCCCGATTACGGTGGAAATGATGGCCAAGCATGCGGGGTACTCGGAATCTCACTTTAACACGCTGTTTAACGCCCATTTCGGAGTCACGCCGCATCAATACCTGCTTGATCTTCGTTTGCAAAAGGCACGGGAGCTGCTTGATACGCAGGAGCTCAAGCTCGATCTCATTGCCGAATATTGCGGTTTTGCGAATGCTTCGCACTTCTCGAAAGCATTCAAGAGGCGTTACGGGATGTCGCCTCGTTATTATCGGGAATCTCGGGACTTTCTAGACTTCTGA